The Methanocorpusculum vombati genome segment TCTGATCCACCACCTGACGATAAATAAGCCCCTTCTCCTCAAGATCCTTCAGCGTATTCGACAGGGTCTTTGAACTGACGTTGCAGAGATAACGTTTCATCTCGTTGAATCCTGCAGAACCGTGGTTACCGATAACCGCAATAATCATCAGCGCCCATTTTTTGCTGATCGTGTCCAGCAGTCCGTGCAGAGGACAGAAACAGATCTCAAGATGTTCCGGATTGTCGGGTGTCGCCGTATGCTCCAAAAAGATCACCTTACGATATTCATAGGCATTCCCGGAGGATAAATTCTGACACTAAGTAACAAAAGGAAACCACCCCGCCGTTGAAAAAATCCAGTGTAAAGATTCTTTAACAGATACGCGCATATAATTATCATTATGGGAATGAACAAAACAGAAATCATTGCGGTAACATTCGCAGTACTCGTCGTCTTCTGTGGTCTTGGCGCAGGAATCGGCGGACTCATCATTGAAGAGGCAAACGGACACTACGTACAGGGGCTTTCCGAAAAGACCGGTACCGAACTTACCAAAATTACTGCAACCGACGGCTCAAGCATTGTCGTGTTCCGCACCGCAGACGGAATCTACATCAATGCACGCTCCATGATGAGCGCCTTTCAGGGATTTTCGGACAATGTAATTGTCTACACCGTCGAAGGCAATCAGATCACCGGTGAGCAGTCCGCCCCGATCACCTTCAACCATGCCGCCGGACTTCTCAGTTCGCCGGTAGGATCCATGCTGTTCCATCTGCCAGCGATCGGACAGAAATAGATCCTCATGCCAAAACAGATCAAAGACCCGGTCCATGGATATATAGAAGTCCCTGCAGAAATTCTGCCGCTGGTAGACTCACCGGCACTGCAGCGTCTTCACCACATCCGGCAGCTGGGCTTTGCATATCTGGTGTATCCCGGAGCAAACCATACCCGGTTTGAACACTCTCTTGGAGCGATGCACCTCGCATCTCTTTTATGCAGACGCCTCGACTTTGACAAAGTACAAACGCGGACAATCTGTTGCGCCGCACTCCTGCATGACATCGGCCACGGCCCATACTCGCATGCAAGCGAGCGGCTGATGCAGGAGTACACACAGTTTTCGCATGATGACATTCGCGAACAGCTGAATCAGCCTGCACTTGCGGCGCAGCTGGAAAAAAATGCCGTAAGCCCGGACGAGGTCGCAGCCCTCATCTCCGGCAGCCACCGGTATGCCGGCATCATTCACGGCGACCTTGACGTGGACCGGATGGACTATCTCCTGCGGGACGCTCACTATACCGGAGCTCCGTACGGTAACTTCGATGCGGAACGGCTGACAAAATCCCTCGCGATTGTTGCGGACACCCTTGTCCTCAATGAGTCCGGCATCTCGGCAGCCGAGTCGCTACTGATCGCACGGACACTGATGGGCCCGTCCGTCTATTATCATCATGCCTGCCGGATCGCAGAAGAGATGTTTCTGCTTGCATGCCGCAGACATTTCGGAGACAACACGGACGCGGTCCGGGAGTTTCTTACCCTGGATGATGTGACCGCAACCGCCCTTCTGCTCAACTCTCCGGAACCCATCACCCGCGACCTGATGATCCGTATCCGTACGCGAAACCTCTATAAGAGAGCAGTCTATGCCGGACGCGAACTCGTGGACCGCGACCATCTGCCGCATACCGCAAGCGGCATTGAACGCATGCACACCGCAATCGCGGAGACCGCAGGAGTGTCTCCGGACAAGATCATCCTCGACATTCCGCCTCTGCGAAAGGAGATGAAGATGGATGTGAAGGTGCGTAATCACCATGACCTTGTGCCGTTTGAGGAGATCGTCCCGATGATAGCCATGATGAACGCCACCCGTCAGGGACAGTGGCGGCTCGGCGTGTACGCACCCGCCGACCTTCGCGAGAAGGTCGGCGACGCCGCACGCGAGGTACTCGCACTGCGGCGTGCAACAAAACAACATAAACTCACAGGTATAATATAAGAAGGATGAAGCGGATCGTTGTCGGAGTCACCGGAGCTTCCGGGACGCTGTACGCAAAGCGGCTGATCGAAGCCCTCACAAAAACGGACGGCATCGAGGTGTATCTGATCATCTCCGACACCGCAAGAACCGTCGCACGTCTGGAAGAGGTGGACCTTTCCGGCTACCCCGTGCATTACGAGGAGAACTGCGATCTCTCCGCGGGGATAGCCAGCGGATCGTTTTTGTTTGATGCCATGGTTGTCATTCCGTGCAGTATGAAGAGCCTTGCAGCAATTGCAAACGGCTACTCAACAACCCTGATAGCCCGTGCGGCGGACGTAGCCCTCAAAGAGCGGCGGAAACTGATCCTCGTGCCGCGGGAGACACCGTACTCCCGCGTGCATCTGACCAATATGCTTGCCGCCCACGATGCAGGAGCGGTTATCCTGCCCGCTTCCCCTCCGCTGTACACACATCCGCAGACGATTGCCGATCTCGCAGACCTGATCGCCGCCCGCGTACTGGATCACTGCGGAATACCCCACACTATTGGATCACGGTGGAAAGAATGAGAGATTTTATCAAACGAATGATTGCCGAAGGACTGGCTGAGGAGATATCCGAACCGGTCTCGTCGGTATATGAAGCGCCGAAGCGGGCATTTTTCAGTAAAAAAATGCTCTACTTCCACAACTGCGACGGACACAAATGTGTGATGAACGCGATCGCGGACCGCAAAAGCCTCTCGGTCGCACTGGGCATTCCGGAGGAGAGACTCGTCAAAACGCTTGCCGCATGCACGTACGCAGGGAAAACCCATGACGCAGGCCCGCTGACCTTCGTTCCGGCAAAGCTCTCCGCGCTTCCGATCATGAAACACTTCCCCAAAGACGCAGGCCGCTATCTTACCTCCGGCATTGTGTTTTCCGCGTGGGACGGTGTGGAGAACGCATCGATTCACCGCATGGAAGTTCTCGACGATACGCATCTGATCGGAAGAATCGTGGAAGGCCGTCACACCTACAAGCTGCTCCAGCAGGCAAAGGCTGCGGGTGAAAAGCTGCCGGTCGCAATCGTGATCGGCGCACATCCTGCGGTGACCTTTGCCGCATGTACCCGGGTTCCGGAAGGAAAGGAGATGGCGTACGCGGCAGAGATTCTCCAACAGGACATGCCTCTTTATGCATGCCCGAACGGTATCCGTGTCCCGGACGCAGAGATTGTACTCTATGGGTACATGACCGCAGACCTGCATGAGGAAGGTCCGTTTGTGGACATCAGCGGTACGTATGATCCCGTCCGCATGCAGCCGGTAATTGAACTTGAAGGAATGGCCTGCAAGCCGGACTTCATCTATCACGGCATTGTGCCTGCCGGAGCGGAACACAAGATGCTGATGGGCGCACCCTACGAACCGCGGATTTATCAGGCGGCAGCAAACGTGACAAACGTCCGCGATGTGTTTCTCACGCCGGGCGGAGCGGGCTACTTCCATGCGGTGGTGCAGATAAAAAAGATGACCAACGGCGACGGCAAGAATGTGATCATGGCCGCGTTTGCGGCGCACACCTCACTCAAACATGTGGTGGTCGTGGACGAGGACATCAACATCTATGATCCAAACGATGTGGAGTTTGCCATTGCAACCCGCGTCCGGGCGGATCAGGATGTGATGATCATCTCCGGCGTTCGCGGCTCGTCGCTCGATCCCTGCCGGATCGGTGACGGCATGAACGTGAAGATGGGAATCGATGCAACAATGCAGCTCGGGCACGAGGATGAATTTATCCGTGCAGACTGGAATGAATAAGTAAGGAGTGAATATGGAACTGGATACGTACGATCAGGCGCTGCTGGATGGCGAGTACGGCGAGAGCCGTCAGAAAATGATGGAGATTCTGCTGGCGCTCGGCAAGATTTACGATGCGGAACGATTTATTCCGGTAAAGAGTGTGCAGGTTTCCGGAGCGTCGTTCAAGACGATCGGCGATGCCGGTCTTGAGTGGTTATCGAGCATCGATGCAAAAGCAGTGGTGCCGGCATTCCTCAATCCGATCGGTATGCCCCGGAACGGCTGGGAAGAGCTCGGCATCCCGCAGAGTTTTGCGGAGAAGCAGATTCAGGTGAACGAGGCGTATATGCGGCTCGGCATCAGGCCGACCTGCACCTGTACGCCGTACTACTTCAGTATCGTGGAACGCGGCGATCACCTTGCGTGGTCGGAGAGTTCGGCGGTCAGCTACGCGAACTCGGTGCTCGGCGCACGGACGAACCGCGAGGGCGGGCCGTCCGCGCTTGCCTCAGCGCTGACCGGCAAGACACCGGAGTACGGCCTGCATATTGTGAAGAATCGTCTGCCGCAGATCGAGTTCCGGCTGGATGATCCAGAGGCGGCAAAGAAGTGGACGAACGCCGAGTACGGAGCGCTCGGTGTGGTTGCCGGTGCGATTGCCGGGAACCGTATCCCGCTGTTTATGGGGCTTCGACCGAACCGCGATATGCTGAAAAGTCTCGGTGCAGCAATGGCTGCGTCCGGCGCGGTTGCGCTGTATCATGTGAATGAGATTACGCCGGAGACGCGGTTCCCGTTCTTCAAGCAGCATATTGCCGAGGACGAGCGCGAGGTGGTGACGATTGAGGTCGCGGACGTGCTGGATGTGTTCAAAGAGACGGAGGTCTCTGCGGTTGCGATCGGCTGTCCTCACCTTTCCCGCGAGGAGGTTGCCCGTGTTGCGGAACTCCTTGCCGGTAAAAAGACGGTGATGCCGTTTTATGTGTTCGTCGCCGAGGAGATGCGGGCCTCCTGTGCAGAGGAGCTTGCGGTGATCGCAAGGTCCGGTGCAAAGATTGTGCCTGACACCTGCATGGTGGTCTCGCCTCTGATGGATCATGCGGGAACGGTCATGACCAGCTCCGGCAAGGCGTTTTCCTATCTGCCGGGTATGTGCGGTGTCACTCCTCGGATGGGAACGCTTGAGGAGTGCGTCCGGGTAGGATGTGGTGAGTAAATGAGTTTTCTGGAAAAAATATCTCCGTTTGAGCGGCGTGATCTCCTGTTCGCCTGGTTCTGTCTGGCGGTCGCGTTTACGCTCGGTATCTCCGGCGGTCTTGCGCTGATCACGGATGTCGGCAAAATCTCGGTGAATATGCTGGTGATGACCTTCGTTGTTGCGGTGGTGACGGTAGGGCTTTCGTTCGTGCTGCACGAACTCGCCCACAAATTTGTGGCAATCCGATACGGGTACTGGGCAGAGTTCCGCAAGAATACGCAGATGCTGTTGATCGCGGTTGTGGTTGCGGTCATTACGGGTATTGTGTTTGCCGCGCCGGGAGCAACGCTGATCAATACCGCCGGACGCGAGATGACGAAGAAGGAGAACGGTATTATTTCTCTTGCAGGGCCGCTGACGAATCTTATTCTTGCAGTTCCGTTCCTTGCGTGCCTGATTGCAGGTGTCCTGCTCGGCGGCGCATCGATCAGTGTGTTCACCTTCCCGGGATTCCTGTTCTATCTGGGCATGATAGGATTCCAGGTGAATGCGATGCTCGCGTTCTTCAACATGCTGCCGGTCGGTCCCCTGGACGGCAGAAAAATCCTCCGCTGGAACGCGGTGGTATTTGTTGCCCTGATTGCAGTGTCGCTTCTTGTCCTCTACGTCTCGCTGCAGCCGGGAATGTTTGTTGCCCTGCTGCTCTGAAGAGGAGCGGGGACTTTTCTCTTTTTTGTCGGGAACCCCCGCGGTCTCATTTTACAGCAGCACGGGTATCACCGGAAGGGATATGAAAAAAAGAACCGAGACTCAAGGCGCAGAGATCCCGGTCACATCCGTGTCCCGCTGCCAGAGGAGCGGGACACGGAATACCAATGATTCAGGTATT includes the following:
- a CDS encoding winged helix-turn-helix transcriptional regulator: MEHTATPDNPEHLEICFCPLHGLLDTISKKWALMIIAVIGNHGSAGFNEMKRYLCNVSSKTLSNTLKDLEEKGLIYRQVVDQTPPVVRYYLTVSGWELRELLIPLLAWVMKNGGHADEGCPIHFNAEQVR
- a CDS encoding HD domain-containing protein, which produces MPKQIKDPVHGYIEVPAEILPLVDSPALQRLHHIRQLGFAYLVYPGANHTRFEHSLGAMHLASLLCRRLDFDKVQTRTICCAALLHDIGHGPYSHASERLMQEYTQFSHDDIREQLNQPALAAQLEKNAVSPDEVAALISGSHRYAGIIHGDLDVDRMDYLLRDAHYTGAPYGNFDAERLTKSLAIVADTLVLNESGISAAESLLIARTLMGPSVYYHHACRIAEEMFLLACRRHFGDNTDAVREFLTLDDVTATALLLNSPEPITRDLMIRIRTRNLYKRAVYAGRELVDRDHLPHTASGIERMHTAIAETAGVSPDKIILDIPPLRKEMKMDVKVRNHHDLVPFEEIVPMIAMMNATRQGQWRLGVYAPADLREKVGDAAREVLALRRATKQHKLTGII
- a CDS encoding UbiX family flavin prenyltransferase, whose amino-acid sequence is MKRIVVGVTGASGTLYAKRLIEALTKTDGIEVYLIISDTARTVARLEEVDLSGYPVHYEENCDLSAGIASGSFLFDAMVVIPCSMKSLAAIANGYSTTLIARAADVALKERRKLILVPRETPYSRVHLTNMLAAHDAGAVILPASPPLYTHPQTIADLADLIAARVLDHCGIPHTIGSRWKE
- a CDS encoding UbiD family decarboxylase; this translates as MRDFIKRMIAEGLAEEISEPVSSVYEAPKRAFFSKKMLYFHNCDGHKCVMNAIADRKSLSVALGIPEERLVKTLAACTYAGKTHDAGPLTFVPAKLSALPIMKHFPKDAGRYLTSGIVFSAWDGVENASIHRMEVLDDTHLIGRIVEGRHTYKLLQQAKAAGEKLPVAIVIGAHPAVTFAACTRVPEGKEMAYAAEILQQDMPLYACPNGIRVPDAEIVLYGYMTADLHEEGPFVDISGTYDPVRMQPVIELEGMACKPDFIYHGIVPAGAEHKMLMGAPYEPRIYQAAANVTNVRDVFLTPGGAGYFHAVVQIKKMTNGDGKNVIMAAFAAHTSLKHVVVVDEDINIYDPNDVEFAIATRVRADQDVMIISGVRGSSLDPCRIGDGMNVKMGIDATMQLGHEDEFIRADWNE
- a CDS encoding aconitase X catalytic domain-containing protein gives rise to the protein MELDTYDQALLDGEYGESRQKMMEILLALGKIYDAERFIPVKSVQVSGASFKTIGDAGLEWLSSIDAKAVVPAFLNPIGMPRNGWEELGIPQSFAEKQIQVNEAYMRLGIRPTCTCTPYYFSIVERGDHLAWSESSAVSYANSVLGARTNREGGPSALASALTGKTPEYGLHIVKNRLPQIEFRLDDPEAAKKWTNAEYGALGVVAGAIAGNRIPLFMGLRPNRDMLKSLGAAMAASGAVALYHVNEITPETRFPFFKQHIAEDEREVVTIEVADVLDVFKETEVSAVAIGCPHLSREEVARVAELLAGKKTVMPFYVFVAEEMRASCAEELAVIARSGAKIVPDTCMVVSPLMDHAGTVMTSSGKAFSYLPGMCGVTPRMGTLEECVRVGCGE
- a CDS encoding site-2 protease family protein translates to MSFLEKISPFERRDLLFAWFCLAVAFTLGISGGLALITDVGKISVNMLVMTFVVAVVTVGLSFVLHELAHKFVAIRYGYWAEFRKNTQMLLIAVVVAVITGIVFAAPGATLINTAGREMTKKENGIISLAGPLTNLILAVPFLACLIAGVLLGGASISVFTFPGFLFYLGMIGFQVNAMLAFFNMLPVGPLDGRKILRWNAVVFVALIAVSLLVLYVSLQPGMFVALLL